Proteins encoded by one window of Sulfurospirillum barnesii SES-3:
- a CDS encoding transglutaminase-like domain-containing protein, translating to MSQRVNFSYAFSLHFKEAIRKHAFCLRMLPLNNAMQTLLQWKLLINENEVPFYRTKDGFGNDVLFGTIEKSHRQFEAKLSGSVAFHGSYQYTDNDNASLYLHPTTLTPFSSFSREYLDALMLPLSALSLAKMLNQTIFQNFEYEAGISTTSCDANALLLRHKGVCQDFSHLLITLLRLKGIPARYVAGFIDGEGESHAWVEAFIDGYWRGFDPTHGIMLEHQSYIKIAHGRDFMDCRLNRGVFIGKSQQSLHVNVSVGRDEQ from the coding sequence ATGTCACAGAGAGTTAATTTTTCTTATGCATTTTCCCTTCACTTCAAAGAAGCCATACGCAAACACGCCTTTTGTTTGCGTATGCTTCCTTTAAACAATGCCATGCAAACACTTTTGCAGTGGAAATTATTGATTAATGAGAATGAAGTGCCTTTTTATCGCACCAAAGATGGCTTTGGCAATGATGTGCTCTTTGGTACCATTGAAAAATCGCATCGCCAGTTTGAAGCAAAACTCAGTGGCAGTGTTGCGTTTCATGGAAGTTACCAATACACCGACAATGATAACGCATCTTTGTACCTTCACCCCACAACACTCACACCCTTTTCAAGCTTTTCTCGTGAGTATTTGGATGCCCTCATGCTTCCGCTCTCCGCACTCAGTCTGGCTAAAATGCTCAATCAAACCATTTTTCAGAACTTTGAGTATGAAGCAGGTATTTCAACGACCTCTTGTGATGCCAATGCGCTTCTTTTGCGTCATAAAGGGGTATGCCAAGACTTTAGCCATTTGTTAATAACGCTCTTACGCCTTAAGGGGATTCCTGCACGGTATGTGGCGGGATTTATTGATGGAGAGGGAGAGAGTCATGCGTGGGTTGAAGCGTTTATTGATGGGTATTGGAGAGGGTTTGATCCCACACATGGCATTATGCTTGAGCACCAATCTTACATCAAAATTGCGCACGGCAGAGACTTTATGGACTGCCGTTTAAACCGTGGTGTCTTTATAGGGAAAAGCCAACAATCTTTACATGTAAATGTCAGCGTTGGAAGGGATGAGCAATGA